The Mycolicibacterium duvalii DNA window CCCGGAGCCGGTCACCGCCAGGCTGGATTCGACGGCCCGCCCGGGCCGGAGAACTTAACCGGAGGCAGTCCCATGAAGGTCATCGACACCGACGATTCCAGAGAAGAACTCAAGGCCCGGTTCGCCGCCGAGGTCCTGCCGCTGACCGACGTGCTGCTCCGCGGTGCACGCCGGCTCACCCGCAACGAGGCCGACGCCGAAGACCTGGTGCAGGACACCCTGGTCCGCGCTTACGCCGGCTTCCGACACTTCCGGCTGGGCACCAACGTCCAGGCTTGGCTGTTCCGGATCCAGTACAACCAGTGGATCAACGCCTACCGGTGGAAAGAGCGCCGGCCGGCCGAGGTGCTGTCCGACAGGATCACCGACCGCGAGCTGGCCGGCTTCGGTGCGCACTCCTCGACCGGACCGCGCTCGGCCGAGGCCGAGCTGTTCGCTTCGATGCCCGACGACGACGTGCGCGACGCGATGGCGGAGCTCTCGGAAGGCTTCCGAACGGCGCTGTACTACGTCGACATCGAGGGCTACACCTACGCGCAGACTGCGACGTTGATGGGAATCCCGATCGGCACCGCGATGTCCCGGGTGTCGCGGGCACGCAGCCAGTTGCGCCGGACGCTGGCCGACAGCGCCTGCGCACGCGGCGGTTTCGTG harbors:
- a CDS encoding sigma-70 family RNA polymerase sigma factor, coding for MKVIDTDDSREELKARFAAEVLPLTDVLLRGARRLTRNEADAEDLVQDTLVRAYAGFRHFRLGTNVQAWLFRIQYNQWINAYRWKERRPAEVLSDRITDRELAGFGAHSSTGPRSAEAELFASMPDDDVRDAMAELSEGFRTALYYVDIEGYTYAQTATLMGIPIGTAMSRVSRARSQLRRTLADSACARGGFVAVAEYAA